gtattaatcatatatatatatatatatatatatatatatatatatatatatatatatatatatatatatatatataattagaagaCCATTAATGCAAAAATACTgtgttgaaattgaatttaaaaaataaaataaatttatacagCCAATATTCTATCAAAAAGTTATTGTAattgttcttgtttttcttctcccGAGTTCAAGTTCATATGTTGTTGAAATTTAGTatcttcttttatcattttacttCATTACTGATCTCAGActaacaaaaaaacaaacagAAAAGCACTATCTATTGATGAAGGAAACAGGAAAAAGAAAGACAGTAACATGCAACAAGAGATCATAGAATCAAACATTTGAAGGAAGTAAACCTTATCATTTAAgcaaagagagaagaaaaacaaaaaatggagGATGAAGAAAGAAGTGACTAGGGGAATGAAAGCAACACTGAGActtgaaatataattaagttcAAAACTTCTGTTTGTTGTACAACTTAATAAATAACTACTCAACTTGTTGTTTCCCTAGCCTGAGTTCAAGATCCAAGTCTTCCATTGCGTGATGAAGTTCTACTGAGATTTCCACAGGTTGAAAAGGCAGGCCTTTGTCCTTTGAACATGGTCTGAGGAAAATAGGAAGAGAAGAAATGTTGTTTTTTAGTCTCTTGCAACTGATGTTTGGTGATGAATTTTGGCCAAACATGGTAGTCATACCCATAGACAAACTTGTTTCAACAAAATTACCACATTCCAAGCCTTTAAAACTGTACTCCATTGCTTGTTCTGAATTAGGAGACCCCATTTGTCCCAAgatgaatgaagaagaagaggaaggtgaaaatttatattcttgTGTGGATATACATGAGAGTGATCTGGTCGTAGAAATTGTAGTTGCTTGGCTAGAATAGCTATGAGCATGAGTAAGACCACAATTGATCTGGGTGGAGATGAGTGGTGAAGAAAAAGGATGATTATTATTACCTAATAAGGATTTGATTCTGTGATAATTTTGGTAATGAGGGTTAAGGTTTTGTTTGAGCCTAGCCCTGTCCCTTCTGTGAATATTCATGTGACCTCCAAGAGCTTGTGCAGACCTGAACTCTCTCTTACAAAAGGTGCAAGAGTAAGGTCTTGGAGGCCACATGCTACCAACTGCATCTTCTGCAAAAGCCCTTTCTTCCCAATTGTTCTTTCTGTCATCTCCAATAATTGCTGGTTTTTCATGCTGTGACTGTGACTTCATCTTTTGTTCTCTCCTCACAAACATCAAACACTGATACTGGTGAATTGAAGCTGATGatggaaaatataaatatgataatgGCTTGCTTATCTATAGGGAAGAATTAAGCCATGAAAATAGCAATGGAGTGATAGTGAGCATGTCCCTTGAAAGATAATTGAAAGCAACCATAAGGAGTctatcaagaaaaagaaaagtctaGCTGTAAAGGTTCTGAATCTTTTTGGCTTTTCTAGCAGGTTACTGCTACTTTAGGAacagaattttttttcaactacacgtgtgttattttttttattcaatttataatacataaatctaataacaaataaataataaattagtaaaaaattatatatattatattaaaatatttaaaaatatatttaaaattatcagtgattttctttaagttattaatatgtcaatacaattttttttcaacaattgACAGAACACacgtattatttttattattattttttattaagtttagagtatattagtataataataaatcattaataaattagtaaaaaaaaacctgtattaaatcaaaatattataaaaaaatatgtgctaaaatagtttttcttataactatttaaaaaaatggaccAGTCATCTTAGTaagttttttgtttataaaattcaaatttaacgtcttatttcaaatattttattggaATTAATGTGATTGCTATTGCTACCAGAAGAGCTTCTGTCTAGTTTTTTCTTAAGTTAACGACACTTAGATAGTAAAAATAAGCAATTCATTAGATAAGGTTAGAAGTATTAGTAATTTGAAGAATATGGTTatgaagataaaatataaatttgtaaatacaACTGCCGAACTTGATCCTTTAAAGCTTCCATGAACCCTACGGTTTGTGGTGGTAAGAGCTTTGACTAATACcaatgtcatgcattcatgcaagtaaaagagaaataaataaaagaagtacatataatattatatttagaatgataatttttataatattaattgaaacTGAAAAATGACATATAGGTCATTTATAATACTGAACCAGCACATTAACCTATAGGATAGGCCCCTGTAACATTTTACCACTCCCAGTAATTGAAGTTCTTACATGTGGAAAAAACTTACCTActcaaatttcttcatttttctcttctaattAAATTGTCTTCAAGGATTAAATTACTATTACCTAGTAGAGTTATTCCCCTTAAAAGaggttttttatatttattttctagaaTACTgggaagaaaaacaagaaaacaacgTTAAACTGCATTTTAAACTGCTGTTTTTCAAAGGGCTGAAGTGtgttctttatatatatatatatatatatatatatatatatatatatatatatatatatatatatatatatcccgTAGCTAAGTGTCAAACTTGATTTAATCTAAAACACTAATCTTTTGCATGTTATAGACATTTCAATAATCTTATACTCTCATGTCAAATTATTAGTCTTAAAATTTAGGAGTAAATGATGGTGGgttaattagattttttactttttccttttc
This window of the Vigna angularis cultivar LongXiaoDou No.4 chromosome 7, ASM1680809v1, whole genome shotgun sequence genome carries:
- the LOC108336590 gene encoding transcriptional regulator SUPERMAN; its protein translation is MKSQSQHEKPAIIGDDRKNNWEERAFAEDAVGSMWPPRPYSCTFCKREFRSAQALGGHMNIHRRDRARLKQNLNPHYQNYHRIKSLLGNNNHPFSSPLISTQINCGLTHAHSYSSQATTISTTRSLSSMEYSFKGLECGNFVETSLSMGMTTMFGQNSSPNISCKRLKNNISSLPIFLRPCSKDKGLPFQPVEISVELHHAMEDLDLELRRTYGVVYKAICTHVAFFECFPLFFLKNKVREQL